One Aegilops tauschii subsp. strangulata cultivar AL8/78 chromosome 2, Aet v6.0, whole genome shotgun sequence genomic window, CCGGAGCCTGACCAACCTGCAGGTGCTGTTCGCGTGGCAGAACCGCCTCGAGGGCGCCATCCCGGCCACCCTTGCGTCGATGGCGAGCCTCCAGGCGCTCGACCTCTCGCACAACCGATTCACCGGCGCCGTGCCGCCGGGGCTCTTCTTGCTGCGCAACCTCACCAAGCTGCTAATCTTGTCCAACGATATCTCCGGCGTGATACCGCCGGAGATCGGGAAGGCAGCGAGCCTCGTGCGGCTCAGGCTCGGTGGCAACCGCATCACCGGGGAGATTCCCGCGGCCGTGGGAGGGATGAAGAGCATCGTCTTCCTCGACCTTGGCAGCAACCGCCTCACCGGCACCGTTCCCGCCCAGCTCGGCGACTGCTCGCAGCTCCAGATGCTCGACCTCAGCAACAACACGCTCACTGGAGCCTTGCCGGATTCGCTCGCCGGCGTGCGCGGCCTGCAGGAGCTCGACGTCTCACACAACCAGCTCACCGGCCCCGTGCCAGAATCCTTGGGAAGGCTGGCGGTGCTGAGCCGTCTCGTCCTCGCCGGCAACGCGCTGTCCGGGACGATACCGGCGGCGCTCGGGCGGTGCCGCGCGCTCGAGCTGCTCGACCTCAGCGACAACCGCCTCTCCGGCGGCATCCCCGACGAGCTCTGCAGCCTCGCCGGCCTCGACATCGCCCTTAACCTCAGCCGCAATGGTCTCACCGGCGCGATCCCGGCGAGGATATCACAACTGAGCAAGCTGTCTGTGCTCGACCTGTCATACAACGCGTTCgccggcagcctcacgccgctcGCCGGGCTCGACAACCTCGTCACCCTCAATGTGTCGCAGAACAACTTCTCCGGGTACCTCCCGGACACGAAGCTCTTCCGGCAGCTCTCGGCGTCCAGCCTCGCCGGGAACTCGGGGCTGTGCACCAAAGGCGGCGACGTGTGTTTCGTTGGCGTGGACGCCGACGGCCGGCCGATGTCGGTGACCGCTAGCGACGATGCGCAGCGCGCGCACCGGCTCAAGCTCGCCATCGCGCTGCTGGTGACCGCGACGGTGGCCATGGTGCTGGGGATGATCGGCATACTCAGAGCGCGCGGGGTGGGCGTGAAGGGCGGAGGTGGGGGCGGGAGCAGCGACTCGGAGGCCGGTGGCGGGGAGCTGGGGTGGCCGTGGCAGTTCACGCCGTTCCAGAAGGTGAGCTTCTCGGTGGACCAGGTGGTGCGGAGCCTGGTCGACGCCAACATCATCGGCAAGGGCGTCTCCGGCGTGGTGTACCGCGTGAGCCTGGACTCCGGCGAGACCATCGCCGTGAAGAAGCTGTGGCCGGCCACGACGGCCGCGGCCGCCGCGTTCAAGGACGCCGGCCGGGACTCGTTCTCGGCGGAGGTGCGCACGCTGGGCTCCATCCGGCACAAGAACATCGTGAGGTTCCTCGGCTGCTGCTGGAACAAGAGCACGCGGTTGCTCATGTACGACTACATGGCCAACGGCAGCCTCGGCGCCGTGCTccacgagcgcggcggcggcgcgcagctCGAGTGGGACGTCCGGTACCGGATCGTGCTCGGGTCGGCACAGGGTCTTGCGTACCTTCACCATGGCTGCTCGCCGCCGATCGTCCACCGTGACATCAAGGCCAACAACATCCTCATCGGGCTCGATTTCGAGGCCTACATCGCCGACTTCGGCCTCGCCAAGCTCGTCGATGAGGGCGCCGACTTCGGCCGCTCCTCCAACACCGTCGCCGGCTCCTACGGCTACATCGCCCCTGGTATGCCAACCAACCTTCATTTCTGCATAGGGTGTGTCTAGGTCTCAGTCACTTAACCAAGTCTTAGTCAAGTGAGTATAtggcaagaaaaaggaaaaaattgaaaagaaaattttgtACGAATCTCAATGCACGACCAATGTAAAATAACATCGACTGAGACATAATAAGTCTAAGTCGGCTGAGACTTAGCAAAACTGTTCTGCATAGTGCCAGTCTACTGTTGGTCTGTTACCGATATGTTGTTTCTTGTTTTCTTACGTCAGGCTGTTGGTGTTTGATTGTATGCATCTTAGTTATGCGGTCGGATTATTTATCATGATGTTTCTGATTAACGCTATATTTTAAGTTAATAAAGAGGACCTTCATCAAAAAATGATGGTTCAACACACCATCCATGAACAATCCTTCATTTTTTATCTTGTTGGATGCAGAGTACGGGTACATGCTCAAGATCACCGAGAAGAGCGACGTGTACAGCTATGGGGTGGTGGTGCTGG contains:
- the LOC109749727 gene encoding uncharacterized protein — encoded protein: MPVLPLLPATTAAPMRHLHLILFLPLLLNLLLFTSTSTTTTAAASTTSSPNPEVAFLSSWLAASPSRPPDWAPAAASPCKWSHVACDAAGRAVVSVTFQSVHLAVPAPSGLCAALPGLVSFVVSDANLTGGVPEDLALCRRLATLDLSGNSLTGPVPASLGNLTALESLVVNTNLLSGPIPAELGGLAGSLKNLLLFDNRLSGELPAELGGLRRLESLRAGGNHDLSGPIPDSFSKLSSLEVLGLADTKISGQIPPSIGNLKSLQTLSIYTTMLSGSIPPELALCANLTDVYLYENALSGALPPELGALQSLQKLLLWQNALTGPIPESFGNLTSLVSLDLSINSISGVIPASLGRLPALQDLMLSDNNLTGTIPVQLANATALVQLQLDTNEISGLIPTELGRSLTNLQVLFAWQNRLEGAIPATLASMASLQALDLSHNRFTGAVPPGLFLLRNLTKLLILSNDISGVIPPEIGKAASLVRLRLGGNRITGEIPAAVGGMKSIVFLDLGSNRLTGTVPAQLGDCSQLQMLDLSNNTLTGALPDSLAGVRGLQELDVSHNQLTGPVPESLGRLAVLSRLVLAGNALSGTIPAALGRCRALELLDLSDNRLSGGIPDELCSLAGLDIALNLSRNGLTGAIPARISQLSKLSVLDLSYNAFAGSLTPLAGLDNLVTLNVSQNNFSGYLPDTKLFRQLSASSLAGNSGLCTKGGDVCFVGVDADGRPMSVTASDDAQRAHRLKLAIALLVTATVAMVLGMIGILRARGVGVKGGGGGGSSDSEAGGGELGWPWQFTPFQKVSFSVDQVVRSLVDANIIGKGVSGVVYRVSLDSGETIAVKKLWPATTAAAAAFKDAGRDSFSAEVRTLGSIRHKNIVRFLGCCWNKSTRLLMYDYMANGSLGAVLHERGGGAQLEWDVRYRIVLGSAQGLAYLHHGCSPPIVHRDIKANNILIGLDFEAYIADFGLAKLVDEGADFGRSSNTVAGSYGYIAPEYGYMLKITEKSDVYSYGVVVLEVLTGKQPIDPTIPDGQHVVDWVRRHKGGAGVLDPALQGRSDTEVEEMLQVMGVALLCVSPVPDERPTMKDVAAMLKEIRLEREEYAKVDVLLKGGGGGCGSPAKDATSTTMPLATTKATTSTSSTPPCRQGPGSSACNSNSSSFSAVYSSSKAKSPFD